A portion of the Acidobacteriota bacterium genome contains these proteins:
- a CDS encoding sodium:solute symporter family protein: MRPTLSPLDLAIIALYVVFALGIGSRFLRRAGRGVESFFVGDRKLPWWLAGTSIVATTFAADTPLAVTGIVAADGISGNWIWWSWAIAHLSATFFFARLWRRSGVITDAEITELRYGGRPAAALRVVKALYFGIFINCLTMAWVIAAMVKISRAFFDFEPAVVIAVCVAVSVTYTVLGGFRSVVITDLVQFALGMGGAVVLAVLVVQGFGGMGASEAAQAAGQGLLPALDQAVAEAGHRTVGDVLSLVPPAEHPTLPPIFFTVLLLAGWWRYAEGNGYIVQRLAACRDETQAQGASLWFSIAHNALRPWPWIVVALAALVVFPQLPGTAPDSLRATASGTGSTGSDWVAAPGHLDVAVGGEIELRGLPAGDCSVSAQPAGDAPAVSARRVERHSDRVVADFGSFPDSGFYTLEARCSTASETVPRTARLPGLRVELTDREMAYPLMMGRTLPSGLLGLVVASLLAAFMSTVDTHTNWGASYLVQDIYRRFLRPAAAERHYVLVSRLAIVAMAILAGVAALFVQDIAAVWRFLVTLGAGLGSVSAARWYWSRVTPWAELAAMAVTTVLAVLLELLGTPTLFGGPNPFFLTAVPGWVKILAIAGASLGTWIPVALLGPANDPATLQRFARRVRPPGPSWRPYLDGESEPVRGSILRFGIGLVVVFGSLAGIGDLVLGNPLRGLLLLAAAALGLFRILTDSVSFFSSEPKKR, translated from the coding sequence ATGCGCCCCACCCTCTCCCCCCTGGACCTGGCGATCATCGCCCTCTACGTGGTCTTCGCCCTGGGCATCGGCAGCCGATTCTTGCGCCGCGCCGGGCGGGGGGTGGAGAGTTTCTTCGTCGGCGACCGCAAGCTCCCCTGGTGGCTCGCCGGCACCTCCATCGTCGCCACCACCTTCGCCGCCGACACTCCCCTGGCGGTCACCGGCATCGTCGCCGCCGACGGCATCAGCGGCAATTGGATCTGGTGGAGCTGGGCCATCGCTCACCTCTCCGCCACCTTCTTCTTCGCCCGCCTGTGGCGCCGATCGGGAGTCATCACCGACGCCGAAATCACCGAGTTGCGCTACGGCGGGCGGCCGGCGGCGGCGCTGCGGGTGGTCAAGGCACTGTACTTCGGTATCTTCATCAATTGCCTGACCATGGCCTGGGTGATCGCCGCCATGGTCAAGATCTCCCGCGCCTTCTTCGATTTCGAACCGGCGGTGGTCATCGCCGTCTGCGTCGCCGTGTCGGTGACCTACACGGTGCTCGGAGGCTTCCGCTCGGTGGTGATCACCGACCTGGTGCAATTCGCCCTGGGCATGGGAGGGGCGGTGGTGCTGGCGGTGCTGGTGGTCCAGGGCTTCGGGGGCATGGGAGCGTCGGAAGCGGCCCAAGCGGCGGGCCAGGGTCTTTTGCCGGCGCTCGATCAGGCGGTGGCGGAGGCCGGCCACCGCACCGTCGGGGACGTACTCTCCCTGGTGCCTCCGGCGGAGCATCCGACCCTGCCGCCGATCTTCTTCACCGTCTTGCTCCTCGCCGGCTGGTGGCGCTATGCGGAAGGCAACGGCTATATCGTGCAGCGCCTCGCCGCCTGCCGGGACGAGACCCAGGCCCAGGGCGCCAGCCTGTGGTTCAGCATCGCTCACAACGCCTTGCGGCCGTGGCCGTGGATCGTGGTGGCGCTGGCGGCGCTGGTGGTCTTTCCCCAGCTTCCGGGCACCGCCCCGGACAGCCTGCGGGCCACCGCCTCCGGGACCGGTAGCACGGGAAGCGACTGGGTCGCCGCTCCCGGCCACCTGGACGTCGCGGTGGGTGGGGAAATCGAGCTCCGCGGGCTTCCCGCCGGGGATTGCTCGGTTTCGGCTCAGCCGGCGGGGGACGCTCCGGCGGTATCGGCCCGTCGCGTCGAACGCCACAGCGACCGGGTGGTCGCCGACTTCGGCTCCTTCCCCGACAGCGGCTTCTACACCCTCGAAGCCCGCTGCTCCACCGCCTCGGAGACAGTACCGCGGACGGCGCGCCTTCCCGGACTGCGGGTGGAGCTGACGGACCGGGAGATGGCCTACCCGCTGATGATGGGCCGCACCCTCCCCTCCGGCCTCCTGGGCCTGGTGGTGGCGAGCCTGCTGGCGGCATTCATGAGCACCGTGGACACCCACACCAATTGGGGCGCTTCCTATCTGGTGCAGGACATCTACCGCCGCTTCCTGCGCCCGGCGGCGGCGGAGCGCCATTATGTGCTGGTCAGTCGCCTGGCCATCGTCGCCATGGCCATCCTCGCCGGCGTCGCCGCTCTCTTCGTTCAGGACATCGCCGCCGTCTGGCGCTTCCTGGTCACCCTCGGCGCCGGCCTGGGCAGCGTCTCCGCCGCCCGCTGGTATTGGTCGCGGGTCACACCCTGGGCGGAGCTCGCCGCCATGGCGGTCACCACGGTGCTGGCGGTGCTGCTGGAGCTGCTCGGCACCCCGACCCTCTTCGGCGGTCCCAATCCGTTCTTTCTCACAGCAGTTCCCGGCTGGGTGAAGATTCTCGCCATCGCTGGTGCGAGCCTCGGCACCTGGATCCCGGTGGCCCTGCTGGGGCCGGCCAACGACCCCGCCACCCTGCAACGCTTCGCCCGCCGAGTGCGGCCGCCGGGACCGAGCTGGCGCCCCTATCTCGACGGCGAGAGCGAACCCGTCCGCGGCTCCATCCTGCGCTTCGGCATCGGTCTGGTGGTGGTCTTCGGATCCCTCGCCGGCATCGGCGACCTGGTCCTCGGGAATCCCTTGCGGGGACTTCTACTATTGGCCGCCGCCGCCCTCGGTTTGTTCAGAATCCTCACAGATTCTGTCTCATTTTTCTCATCCGAACCCAAGAAAAGATAA
- a CDS encoding AAA family ATPase — MTPVSIAFFNNKGGVGKTSLVYHLAWKLADEGLRVLAADLDPQANLSAAFLDEDRLEELWSDEADRGTVFQAVQPLMRGTGDIQPAHVEIVDDALALLVGDFSLSQFEDELASQWSGCLGGKERSFRVISSFWRVIEKAAEEHGASVILVDLGPHLGAINRAALIAADHVAVPVSPDLFSLQGLRNLGPTLHRWREEWQDRLRKNPRPEELELPSGAMQPAGYIVLQHAVRLDRPVKAYDKWIRRIPGTYAKYVLWQPLEEPMTVTEDPHCLALLKHYRSLMPMAQEARKPIFHLKAADGAIGAHSSSVQRADQDFLELAEHLMQAVGVPMPVLP, encoded by the coding sequence ATGACGCCGGTCTCCATCGCCTTCTTCAACAACAAGGGCGGGGTGGGCAAGACTTCTTTGGTCTACCACCTGGCCTGGAAGCTGGCCGATGAGGGGCTGCGGGTCCTGGCGGCGGATCTGGATCCCCAGGCGAACCTCAGCGCCGCCTTCCTTGACGAGGATCGGCTCGAGGAGCTGTGGAGCGACGAAGCAGACCGGGGGACGGTCTTTCAGGCGGTGCAGCCCCTGATGCGAGGAACCGGGGATATTCAGCCCGCCCACGTTGAGATCGTCGACGACGCTCTGGCGTTGTTGGTAGGAGACTTCTCCCTATCCCAATTCGAGGATGAGCTTGCAAGCCAATGGTCTGGATGTCTTGGCGGCAAGGAGCGCTCGTTTCGCGTTATTTCGTCGTTCTGGAGAGTGATAGAGAAGGCCGCCGAAGAGCACGGAGCTTCTGTCATCCTGGTCGATCTGGGGCCGCATTTGGGGGCGATCAACCGCGCCGCATTGATTGCGGCGGACCACGTGGCGGTGCCGGTGTCACCGGATCTCTTTTCACTCCAGGGCCTGCGCAATCTGGGGCCGACGCTTCATCGTTGGCGTGAGGAGTGGCAGGATAGGTTGAGAAAGAACCCGCGCCCGGAGGAGCTTGAGCTCCCTTCCGGAGCGATGCAGCCAGCGGGCTATATCGTCCTCCAGCACGCGGTTCGTCTGGACCGGCCGGTGAAGGCCTACGATAAGTGGATTCGCCGAATTCCGGGTACCTACGCCAAATACGTTCTGTGGCAGCCATTGGAAGAGCCTATGACGGTGACCGAGGATCCCCATTGCCTGGCACTTCTCAAGCACTATCGCAGCCTGATGCCTATGGCTCAGGAGGCACGCAAGCCCATCTTTCACCTCAAGGCCGCCGACGGGGCCATCGGTGCTCACTCCTCTTCGGTGCAGCGAGCGGACCAGGATTTCTTAGAGTTGGCGGAGCACTTGATGCAGGCTGTTGGTGTGCCCATGCCGGTTCTTCCTTGA
- a CDS encoding Calx-beta domain-containing protein, producing the protein MRQHHCVTVLLGLLLAGLAWGPTAHAQDPAGMLFFSSAAYTANETGGAITITVFRSNGDDDGNISVGYATAGGSATPGSDFQNTSGTLQWPDGDDNPRSFQVQILDDSVMEGSETFAVTLFNPTGGASLGSPATATVTISDDDSGPGGGTCTATANAMCLNGGRFRVSGTFNPPGMIGGDARAVQLTGDTGYFWFFNAENVELVVKVIDGCAVNGRYWVFAGGLTNVEFELTVEDTERGGTRTYTNPQRTAFLPIQDTRAFLTCP; encoded by the coding sequence ATGCGCCAGCATCATTGTGTCACCGTTCTTCTTGGACTTCTTCTCGCCGGGCTGGCTTGGGGACCCACTGCCCACGCCCAGGATCCCGCGGGGATGCTCTTCTTCTCCTCCGCCGCCTACACCGCCAACGAGACCGGTGGCGCCATCACCATCACCGTCTTCCGGTCGAACGGGGACGACGACGGCAATATCTCGGTGGGATACGCCACCGCCGGCGGCAGCGCGACACCGGGCTCCGACTTCCAGAACACCTCGGGAACCCTGCAATGGCCCGACGGTGACGACAATCCCCGCAGCTTCCAGGTCCAGATCCTCGACGACAGCGTGATGGAAGGTTCCGAGACCTTCGCCGTCACTCTTTTCAACCCCACCGGCGGGGCCAGCCTGGGCTCTCCTGCCACCGCCACCGTCACCATCAGCGACGACGACAGCGGTCCCGGCGGCGGAACCTGTACCGCTACCGCCAATGCCATGTGCCTCAACGGCGGCCGCTTCCGGGTCAGCGGGACCTTCAATCCGCCGGGGATGATCGGTGGCGACGCCCGCGCCGTCCAGCTCACCGGCGACACCGGCTATTTCTGGTTCTTCAACGCGGAGAATGTGGAGTTGGTGGTCAAGGTGATCGATGGCTGTGCGGTCAATGGCCGCTATTGGGTCTTCGCCGGGGGCCTGACCAACGTCGAGTTCGAGCTCACGGTGGAGGATACGGAGCGCGGCGGAACCCGCACCTACACCAACCCGCAACGCACGGCGTTCCTGCCGATTCAAGATACTCGGGCCTTCCTGACCTGTCCGTAG
- a CDS encoding ATP-binding protein, translating into MTLDETSLEALLRDLESDRVERKRSARDTKDIRRAICALANDLPDHGSPGVIFVGVEDDGTCASLEITDGMLKKLTEMRSDGKIQPFPTLRVQKRTLAGCEVAVLEVEPSKVPPVRLDGRTFVRVGPTTRQASPEDERQLTERRRAGDLPFDLRPEPAATLENLDLEHFQQVYLPSAVAGEVLEQNQRTLEEQLASLRMTTPDGVPTHLGLLVLGRDPREFIPADYVQFLRIEGGDLTDPIKDQREIDGTLLDLLTKLDETLKVHISVSLDLLAGDTDVRKADYPIAALQQLVRNAVLHRNYEGTHAPVRITWFDDRIEIQNPGGPYGQVTRENFGQPGVTDYRNPHLAEAMKNLGFVQRFGVGIALARQQLEANGNPPLELQPTDQNVLAIVRRRS; encoded by the coding sequence ATGACCCTGGATGAGACCAGCCTGGAGGCACTGCTGCGGGATCTCGAATCAGATCGGGTCGAGCGCAAGCGTTCCGCCAGGGACACCAAGGATATTCGGAGGGCTATCTGCGCCCTGGCCAACGACCTTCCGGACCACGGTAGTCCCGGCGTGATCTTCGTGGGCGTTGAGGATGACGGTACCTGCGCGAGTCTGGAAATCACCGACGGGATGCTGAAGAAGCTCACCGAGATGCGTTCCGACGGCAAGATCCAACCCTTCCCGACGTTGCGAGTGCAGAAACGAACCTTGGCGGGCTGTGAGGTTGCGGTTCTCGAGGTTGAGCCTTCGAAGGTTCCCCCGGTGCGTCTGGACGGCCGGACCTTCGTACGGGTGGGGCCCACCACGCGGCAGGCCAGTCCTGAGGATGAGCGCCAGCTGACGGAGAGGCGCCGCGCCGGTGATCTGCCCTTCGACTTGCGGCCGGAGCCGGCAGCCACCCTCGAGAACCTGGACCTGGAGCACTTTCAGCAGGTCTATCTTCCCAGCGCGGTGGCGGGGGAGGTACTGGAACAGAATCAGCGAACCCTCGAAGAGCAGCTGGCGTCCTTGCGCATGACCACGCCGGACGGTGTCCCTACTCACCTGGGACTTCTGGTGCTCGGGCGAGATCCCCGTGAGTTCATACCCGCGGACTACGTCCAGTTCTTGCGTATCGAGGGAGGAGATCTTACCGACCCGATCAAGGATCAACGGGAGATCGACGGCACCCTGCTGGATTTGCTCACCAAGCTGGACGAGACCCTGAAAGTGCACATCTCTGTAAGCCTCGATCTCCTGGCTGGAGATACTGATGTCCGCAAAGCCGACTATCCCATCGCTGCGCTCCAGCAGCTCGTGCGCAACGCCGTTCTGCACCGCAACTACGAAGGCACTCACGCACCGGTACGCATCACGTGGTTTGACGACCGCATTGAGATTCAGAACCCCGGGGGTCCCTATGGCCAGGTGACCCGTGAGAACTTCGGCCAGCCCGGGGTCACCGACTACCGCAATCCCCATCTGGCGGAAGCGATGAAGAATCTGGGATTTGTTCAGCGATTCGGAGTGGGCATTGCCCTCGCTCGCCAGCAGCTGGAAGCCAACGGCAACCCGCCGCTGGAGCTGCAACCGACGGACCAGAACGTTCTGGCGATCGTGCGGAGGCGCTCATGA
- a CDS encoding VWA domain-containing protein, with the protein MICTPLSWRIVGLVVPAALLLAFSSLAQLPDPVEAEGAARQGEVFEGQVEVAEVLLDVLVTDAQGAVVVGLGAEDFHVWSDGVELPVTGASFYSSRSFLGGLGGAGDEPAVKDQTAGEQQVERHFVLLFHRPPLASDGNPALRQRLPESARRTRQWMQEDLLPSDRVAVLAWDGELVLLQDFTTHRPALESAVQIACSGTLADRAWPSRSSAPEGPSPLARRSWHGAGETRERGAAVDVEPSVLDDLPALAELLGDLPGRKNLVLLGSDLPRPGRLPEAIDPYRRAEEALNEANVAVYSLDLLGRGRSAGADQLALGTGGESFFRIRSALDPLRTIARQTSGYYLLSVRVAADAGYHPLEVRLDDPALSARARAGYRAGS; encoded by the coding sequence ATGATCTGCACTCCTCTCTCCTGGCGCATCGTCGGCTTGGTGGTTCCGGCGGCACTCCTTCTCGCGTTCTCTTCGCTGGCCCAGCTCCCGGACCCGGTCGAGGCGGAGGGAGCAGCGCGGCAGGGAGAGGTCTTCGAAGGCCAGGTGGAAGTTGCCGAGGTGCTGCTGGATGTCTTGGTCACCGATGCCCAAGGCGCGGTGGTGGTGGGGCTGGGGGCGGAGGATTTCCACGTCTGGAGCGACGGCGTGGAGCTACCGGTGACCGGTGCCTCCTTCTACAGCAGCCGCTCGTTTCTCGGCGGCCTCGGTGGTGCCGGCGACGAGCCCGCCGTGAAGGATCAGACCGCCGGGGAGCAACAAGTGGAGCGGCATTTCGTCCTCCTCTTCCACCGCCCGCCGCTGGCTTCGGACGGCAACCCGGCGTTGCGGCAGCGGCTGCCGGAGAGTGCCCGCCGCACGCGGCAGTGGATGCAGGAGGATCTGCTGCCCTCGGATCGGGTGGCGGTGCTCGCCTGGGATGGGGAGCTGGTGCTGCTGCAGGATTTCACCACCCATCGTCCGGCGTTGGAGAGCGCGGTGCAGATCGCCTGTTCCGGCACTCTGGCGGATCGCGCCTGGCCGTCCCGCAGCTCGGCTCCGGAAGGGCCGTCTCCCCTCGCCCGGCGGAGTTGGCATGGCGCGGGAGAGACTCGGGAGAGGGGAGCGGCGGTGGACGTCGAGCCTTCCGTGCTCGACGACCTGCCGGCTCTGGCGGAGCTCTTGGGCGATCTGCCGGGACGCAAGAATCTGGTGCTCTTGGGTAGCGATCTGCCGCGTCCCGGGCGGCTGCCGGAGGCGATCGATCCCTATCGCCGGGCGGAAGAAGCCCTCAACGAGGCCAACGTGGCGGTGTACTCCCTCGACCTATTGGGCCGCGGGCGCTCCGCCGGGGCGGACCAGCTGGCTCTGGGCACCGGTGGCGAAAGCTTTTTCCGCATCCGCTCCGCCCTCGACCCGCTGCGCACCATCGCCCGCCAGACCAGCGGCTACTACCTGCTCAGCGTCCGCGTCGCCGCCGACGCCGGCTACCACCCGCTGGAGGTTCGCCTCGACGATCCCGCCCTCAGCGCCCGCGCCCGGGCGGGGTATCGGGCGGGGAGCTGA
- a CDS encoding MGMT family protein encodes MSGSGSSDSHRRIFAVVRAIPEGRVATYGQVAALAGLPRHARLVGYALHALPEGSDVPWQRVINARGEVSPRSDPGPAEHHQRFLLEEEGVEFNAAGRVDLRRFRWEPEDDFEAHPDDSSIAD; translated from the coding sequence GTGAGCGGCAGCGGCTCCAGCGACAGCCACCGGCGGATCTTCGCGGTGGTGCGGGCGATCCCGGAGGGCAGGGTGGCCACCTACGGGCAGGTGGCGGCCCTCGCCGGCCTGCCCCGCCACGCCCGCCTGGTGGGCTATGCCCTCCACGCCCTGCCGGAGGGCTCGGACGTGCCCTGGCAGCGGGTGATCAACGCCCGCGGCGAGGTCAGCCCCCGCAGTGATCCCGGACCGGCGGAACACCACCAGCGCTTCCTGCTGGAGGAAGAAGGGGTGGAGTTCAACGCCGCCGGGCGGGTGGATCTGCGGCGGTTTCGCTGGGAGCCAGAGGACGATTTCGAAGCTCATCCGGACGATAGCTCCATCGCCGACTAA
- the upp gene encoding uracil phosphoribosyltransferase: MPEVHVIEHPVIQHKLTLMRKKSTSTGQFRALVQEVSMLLAYELTRDFPLVTETIDTPLETMEAPVLEGKKIAIISILRAGNGILDGMLQTLPSARVGHVGLFRDPETLEPVEYYFKVPPQMEDRDVIVVDPMLATGNSAIAAVERIKKTQPRSIKFACLLAAPEGIEAFHKQHPDVPIFTPAVDRCLNDHGYILPGLGDAGDRIYGTK; encoded by the coding sequence ATGCCAGAGGTCCACGTCATCGAGCATCCGGTCATCCAACACAAGCTCACCTTGATGCGCAAGAAGAGCACCAGCACGGGGCAGTTCCGCGCCCTGGTCCAGGAGGTGAGCATGCTCCTGGCCTACGAGCTGACCCGCGACTTTCCGCTGGTGACGGAGACCATCGATACGCCGCTGGAGACCATGGAGGCGCCGGTGCTGGAGGGCAAGAAGATCGCCATCATTTCCATTCTGCGGGCCGGCAACGGAATTCTCGACGGCATGCTCCAAACCCTGCCGTCGGCGCGGGTAGGACACGTCGGCCTGTTCCGCGATCCGGAGACGCTGGAACCGGTGGAGTATTACTTCAAGGTACCGCCCCAGATGGAGGATCGGGACGTCATCGTCGTCGACCCCATGCTCGCCACCGGCAACTCCGCCATCGCCGCGGTGGAGCGGATCAAGAAGACGCAGCCCCGATCGATCAAATTCGCCTGCCTGCTGGCGGCGCCGGAGGGTATCGAGGCCTTCCACAAGCAGCATCCGGACGTCCCCATCTTCACCCCCGCCGTCGACCGCTGCCTCAACGACCACGGCTACATCCTTCCCGGGCTGGGGGACGCCGGGGACCGCATCTACGGCACCAAATGA
- a CDS encoding aminopeptidase, translated as MTSSPHAPVARPRSGGRTLRWGAALAVAGLLVLASGCSGVRFYTQSLRGGLEVLLQRQPIEELVADPATPPPVRRGLTTALSARAFASAELHLPENDSYRSYSDLGRPYALWNVVAAPELSMRPVEWCFPFAGCVTYRGYFSRQRAEAFARTLERRGLDVRISPVTAYSTLGWFADPVLNTFVELPAPRLAALVFHELAHQRLYLPGDTTFNESFATVVELAGVERWLEEHGEGDQVAAQRRAKALEARFVDLVLEHRQQLEEIYATDRGKAWKRWHKGRILGELRDAHRRLEREDPIWAAYEPWFSRPLNNADLAAVGAYHRYQEGFQRLLEQCRGELPCFYAAAEELAQASPEERERVLSPPTL; from the coding sequence ATGACATCGTCCCCGCACGCTCCCGTCGCCCGGCCACGTTCTGGTGGGCGGACTTTGCGATGGGGCGCCGCCCTGGCGGTGGCCGGTCTGTTGGTGCTGGCGTCGGGTTGCTCCGGCGTGCGCTTCTACACCCAGAGCCTGCGGGGCGGTCTCGAGGTGCTGCTCCAGCGCCAGCCCATCGAAGAGCTGGTGGCGGACCCCGCGACACCACCGCCGGTGCGCCGCGGCCTCACCACCGCCCTCTCCGCCCGCGCCTTCGCCAGCGCAGAGCTGCACCTGCCGGAGAACGACAGCTACCGCAGCTACAGCGACCTCGGCCGCCCCTATGCCCTGTGGAACGTGGTCGCTGCGCCGGAGCTCTCCATGCGGCCGGTGGAGTGGTGCTTTCCCTTCGCCGGCTGCGTCACTTACCGCGGATACTTCTCCCGCCAGCGCGCAGAAGCCTTCGCCAGAACCCTGGAGCGCCGCGGCCTGGATGTGCGCATCAGCCCGGTGACCGCCTACTCCACCCTCGGCTGGTTCGCCGACCCGGTGCTCAACACCTTCGTCGAGCTGCCGGCACCGCGCCTCGCTGCCCTGGTCTTTCACGAGCTAGCGCACCAACGGTTGTACTTGCCCGGCGACACCACCTTCAACGAGAGCTTCGCCACGGTGGTGGAGCTGGCGGGAGTGGAACGCTGGCTGGAGGAGCATGGAGAGGGCGACCAGGTCGCAGCCCAGCGCCGGGCGAAGGCGCTGGAAGCCCGCTTCGTCGACCTGGTGCTCGAGCACCGCCAGCAGCTGGAGGAGATCTACGCCACCGACCGCGGCAAGGCTTGGAAACGCTGGCACAAGGGCCGGATCCTCGGGGAGCTACGAGACGCCCACCGGCGTCTGGAGCGGGAGGACCCGATCTGGGCCGCCTACGAGCCCTGGTTCTCCCGCCCGTTGAACAATGCCGACCTGGCGGCGGTGGGGGCCTATCATCGCTACCAGGAAGGATTCCAGCGCTTGCTGGAGCAATGCCGCGGCGAGCTGCCCTGCTTCTATGCCGCCGCCGAAGAGCTGGCTCAAGCCTCGCCGGAGGAGCGGGAGCGGGTCCTGAGCCCGCCGACTCTCTAG
- a CDS encoding S8 family serine peptidase, with amino-acid sequence MRSTFLVTCCLLVCGIFLALPAAPAGAEDRNLILLESGFFDPAQPQALEEGLAIAEGEAGSEVLLVKLSGPASVEQQRALGAVVERVYAYLPHDTFLVRTKSLGAVERGRVARAVEASWLGTYQPAYKISRRLAAITADGVAVGAEGTLGDEKSTAHRLPVMVRVFPDGDLATVTRRLMDLGAGTPVGSAAGERFGRLRFLLTAQQIVDLRWAMARLPEVFHLDLEGRRVLLNDTTSWVAQSGVSGGAATPVHDQGIFGAGQTVAVLDTGIDPDMCFFRDDAAGLPAINPCDGGTAIDGSQRKVIAVNFLWSSECAGGISAFEWDTHDHGTHVAGTVAGDNPATPGVRDAGDGLAPAARLVIQDGGVFFDNCADLPGLGCPVVDLNPIFQQTYDQGARIHTNSWGDRENFTPHNIYSAGSEDADEFMWEHPEFLLVFAAGNSGPSSETVGSPATGKNVVAVGATRRGSSAESLASFSSCGPTDDGRIKPDVTMPGESIISANNDSNTGTNNCNTRSMSGTSMAAPGVAGAAALVREYYTGGWYPSGSAQLGDAFTPSAALLKGSLVHSAQAMTSVGQSIPADCQGWGRVLLDNVLYFAGEDRDLWIEDDTSGPASVGPDQTRRSAFQVSPGESLKVTLTWTDYPSTPVAAVHLVNDLDLLVSGPSGTFRGNVFAGGASGTGGTFNHRDTVEQVYLPAPAAGEYTVTVDAFNLPQGPQPYALVVSGDLTALPDASLFSDDFEGGNAGAWSAVVSDQN; translated from the coding sequence GTGCGCTCGACCTTCCTGGTGACCTGTTGTCTGTTGGTCTGCGGAATCTTCCTCGCTCTGCCGGCGGCGCCGGCGGGGGCGGAGGATCGGAACCTGATCTTGCTGGAATCTGGTTTCTTCGATCCCGCCCAGCCCCAGGCCTTGGAGGAGGGGTTGGCTATCGCCGAGGGGGAGGCCGGGAGCGAGGTGCTCTTGGTCAAGCTCTCGGGGCCTGCTTCGGTGGAGCAGCAGCGGGCGCTCGGAGCTGTGGTGGAAAGAGTCTACGCCTACCTGCCCCACGACACCTTCCTGGTGCGGACCAAGTCCCTCGGCGCTGTAGAGCGGGGCCGGGTGGCGAGGGCCGTGGAGGCCTCTTGGCTGGGGACCTACCAGCCGGCCTACAAGATCTCTCGGCGCCTGGCGGCGATCACGGCGGATGGAGTTGCGGTCGGCGCTGAAGGGACCCTCGGGGACGAGAAATCTACCGCCCACCGGCTGCCGGTGATGGTGCGCGTCTTCCCCGACGGGGATCTCGCTACGGTGACCCGGCGGCTGATGGATCTCGGAGCCGGCACGCCGGTGGGCTCGGCGGCGGGGGAGCGCTTCGGCCGCCTGCGCTTCCTGCTCACCGCGCAGCAGATCGTCGATCTGCGGTGGGCCATGGCGCGGTTACCGGAGGTCTTCCACCTGGACCTCGAAGGCCGACGGGTGCTGCTCAACGACACCACCAGCTGGGTGGCTCAGAGCGGTGTCTCCGGCGGTGCGGCGACGCCGGTGCACGACCAAGGCATCTTCGGCGCCGGGCAGACGGTGGCGGTGCTGGATACCGGCATTGATCCGGATATGTGTTTCTTCCGCGACGATGCGGCGGGTCTGCCGGCGATCAACCCTTGCGACGGCGGCACCGCCATCGACGGCTCCCAGCGCAAGGTGATCGCGGTGAACTTCCTGTGGAGCAGCGAATGCGCCGGCGGCATCAGCGCCTTCGAGTGGGATACCCACGACCACGGTACCCACGTGGCCGGCACCGTCGCCGGCGACAACCCGGCCACTCCCGGGGTCCGCGACGCCGGGGACGGCCTGGCGCCGGCGGCACGGCTGGTGATCCAGGACGGCGGGGTCTTCTTCGACAACTGTGCTGACCTACCGGGCTTGGGTTGCCCGGTGGTGGACCTCAACCCCATCTTCCAGCAGACCTACGACCAGGGCGCACGGATCCACACCAACTCTTGGGGGGATCGGGAGAATTTCACTCCGCACAATATCTACAGTGCCGGCAGCGAGGACGCTGACGAGTTCATGTGGGAGCATCCGGAATTCCTGCTGGTCTTCGCCGCCGGCAACTCCGGCCCCTCGTCGGAGACCGTGGGCAGTCCCGCCACGGGCAAGAATGTGGTCGCCGTGGGGGCTACCCGCCGCGGCTCCTCCGCTGAGAGCCTGGCCAGCTTCAGCAGCTGTGGCCCCACCGACGACGGCCGCATCAAGCCCGACGTGACTATGCCCGGGGAGAGCATCATCTCCGCCAACAACGACTCCAACACCGGCACCAACAACTGCAACACTCGCTCCATGAGCGGCACCAGCATGGCGGCGCCGGGGGTTGCGGGGGCGGCGGCGTTGGTCCGGGAGTACTACACCGGTGGCTGGTATCCCTCCGGCAGCGCCCAGCTGGGGGATGCTTTCACCCCGTCGGCGGCGTTGCTCAAGGGCTCCCTGGTGCACTCCGCCCAGGCCATGACCAGCGTCGGCCAGTCCATCCCCGCGGATTGCCAGGGCTGGGGCCGGGTGCTGTTGGACAACGTACTGTACTTCGCCGGTGAGGACCGCGATCTGTGGATCGAGGACGACACCAGCGGACCGGCATCGGTGGGGCCGGATCAGACCCGCCGCTCCGCCTTTCAGGTGAGCCCGGGAGAGTCTCTCAAGGTCACCCTCACCTGGACCGACTACCCCTCCACGCCGGTGGCGGCGGTGCATCTGGTCAACGACCTGGATCTGCTGGTGAGCGGTCCCTCCGGCACCTTCCGGGGCAACGTTTTCGCCGGCGGCGCCTCCGGTACCGGCGGTACCTTCAACCACCGGGACACGGTGGAGCAGGTCTACCTGCCGGCACCGGCGGCGGGGGAGTACACGGTCACCGTCGACGCCTTCAATCTGCCCCAGGGGCCCCAACCCTACGCCCTAGTGGTGAGCGGCGATCTGACGGCGCTGCCCGATGCCAGCCTCTTCTCCGACGATTTTGAGGGCGGGAATGCGGGGGCCTGGTCGGCGGTGGTCTCGGACCAGAATTGA